The segment ACGTTTCCAGTGCTCATAATCAGCGGTGAAATCCTCTGGTGCTGCTTTTCCATATACTCCCGTCTGGGAACTCGATAACCAGTACGGTGGTTTATCTAATCTCCCTGGCCATTGCTCCGGCCACTGAGACCCACGTTGCGTTTTGTCTTCTGGTGCGGTGTGCATGCATGCTTGAAGTGGGACTTTCCTGTTAAAATCCATACCCAAGAATCATGTATATGATGATGATAAAACGTAAAATGGCTTGAGTATCAAGCACAATACCAAAACAGTTTATAATCATACCAAGATGCATTTGGGTCATCAGAGTTGGCACAAATTGGAGGATCTTGTTTTGATCTGCTTGTGTAGCATTCATTTGAAGTAGGCTTTTTGTAAGTAGCTACACCAACATTGTTGATCTTGTCCTTGTTAATCGATATGAGTTCCCAACACATTTTCTTTGTGAGTTCACTCATAGCTGCAAAATTCGCCAACATGAGTCAGGTGTGAGAAGAGGATGTTCTAGAGCAATTATATACGGAGGATCACGTTTTCTTTTACAACCTTTCCAAATTTCAACGTCTTCCGTCTTCTTCTGATAAACAGGAGTAGCAGACCACACAAAGAAGCCTCCAGGTCTCAATACACGGTTTAGCTCCAGAAGGAGTTTTCCACCTGTCCATGTATAGTGCATACAAGCATCAGAAAGATAACAAAGAGTTTGACACAGCTATAGCGGTTATGCTACTTACCTTCTATGTGCCATGGCACTCTACATCGAGCACAGTGAACAATGTCGAACACTCTGCCAGGGAAAGGTAGCCTTGTAGTGCCCATCACTGCGGAAATGGCAGGAATGCCTCTCTCAAGAGCAAACTGCACTTGAGCTTCATGTTCATCTTTAGGCGCAAGGGACATCGTGATCACGTCTCTGTCGAAGAGGAAACCTCCAAAGCTTGCAACACCGCATCCAACATCCAATACCACACACGCGAGCGAGCGTTACCCCACGCGATATCAGAGACAGACTGTAAAAGcagatttttcatcaaaatagGAACTTCATAAGCAGAAATACTACCATTTGAAGTAATCAAAGTACAATTCAGATCTTCTAACAAAAAGAACCAACCTCCTGTATGAAATCGATGTAATGAAGAGCACCATGCTTGAATTGGGTTCCTCCTCCTGGAAAAGTTAGATACTCACCGGTCACTTTAACCCAATTTTGATGGCCCTTATACTCAGCAAGCTTGGTATGAGGGACGTTGGTGTACCAGATCtgcataaaccataatattataGTATTAgcatttttttaaacatatacatataaatgATAGAGTGAAGAAAGTCAACAGACCTTTTCTCGACTTTTAGGCCACTCAATTGGCCGCTTGTATCCTTCAGGCAAAGGAACGAGACAGGTGGGCGGGCTGTCTGGACAATGCCTCTCACGATGCTCATAATGTTTAGTACTCTTAAGACTCCTAATGGCTTGCACGTTATCAAGACAAGGAATGTAATCCGGTCCGGCAGTAGTATTGCAGACCTTCCATTCGAAATCAATTTGATCACCAGAACTCTTCTGAGCTTCTTTCTCCTTTTTGGACTCTGTTGCTTGAGTTGGAAACGAACCATTCTGTGCAACTGTTTCATTCACTAGCTCTAACTGCGCCCCACCTGAGGTCTCGTTTTTAGGCTGACTCTCTTGCTCCACCACACTTGTCTTGGTGTTTTCCTTGTCAGGCTTTGTTTCATCACCTTCATTGCCTGTTTTGGTTTCTTTATCATCGTCACTGGACTTCTTCTCACTTTCATCACCCTCGAATTTCGTTTGGTTCTCCCCATCCTCACCGGACTCATTGTCCTCCGTCTCAGGCTTAGTCTGCTTTTCAGTAGAGTCAGAATTTTCTTCATTCAAATCTTTCTTCTCATCCGGATCACTTCCATCATCCTTTTTATTTTCCCCACCTTCGGTCTCACCAGATGAACTAGACTCTTCTTTAGtcttctcttccttctcctctTCCTTGCTTGAGCTCTCTCCGTTTGGTGTTTTACCAGTTGCCTCTTCAGGCTTCTGGCCATTACCTTCCTCCGCAGGTGGAGTCATCTGGTTCTTCATCCCATCTTTGTTGTCAAGATTAACACTCTGATCAGGTCCAAGAGAGGATGACGTCATCATCCAGAGACCGACTAAACACAGAGCCACAAACACAACTATAGTCACCGTTGAGCAATATCCTGACGAAGAAGGCCTCCTGTTGTCAATCCTAGTGTACCTTGGTTGCGCCATCACtcccaaatcaaatcaaacaacAGACGATTACAAAAACGTGTACACACGCACGCCTACACAAAGATACATAAAACAAGGAAAAANNNNNNNNNNNNNNNNNNNNNNNNNNNNNNNNNNNNNNNNNNNNNNNNNNNNNNNNNNNNNNNNNNNNNNNNNNNNNNNNNNNNNNNNNNNNNNNNNNNNTTTATCgtattattactattttttattttaatttttccatCAACACTATTCTGAACGCAAAGaacaatatatcttaaaatgTTTTGGGGCTGATGAATTACTTTCCATCTTGTTGGGACATGTGAATCTTCTTCCTTTGCTTCTGATGGTAAGAACAACAAGACATTGGCAGCTGAGAAGGTTGCCTTGTCAAGAGGTACAAAAGAAGAAGTACGAATGCTTCATAATCTAAGAGGTACAAACACATCAAGAGGTACAAACATGATTTGGTTCAAGAGGTATGAATTTTTTTCTAAGGGGTGGATGGTGTATTGTCCGAAGATATGAATTAGTCATGACCGAAAAGGTACAAACGGACTGTGGACGAAAGGGTGTGAACTGAAATTGTGATCCAAAAGACAAAAGTTTCTGAATAGATAAAAACAGATAAAatctaaaagaaatattaagaaaaacatatttCTGATTTAAATAGACTTTTTTTATTCTCCATAAACTTAAGAGATTCAAATTTTCATGAATCGTACactgatttttagatataaaacaattacaaatatttatgaaatattaataaatagatatgagcataataaaaatgaaaagacaTAAGTTTTCATCTcaatactaataaataaaacttctcatataaaattttaagacaTGCAACTTTccatatatatgaatagtcacatctttttaatttaaaggtggttattttgaaataatactTATATGAATATTcacaatttttcaatttaaatagtcacattttttaaaatttaaaaatagttattttgaaatgatacatATATGAGTAGTcacaaattttcattaaataattacatctattcaatttaaataataattaatacacaaatcctaaaataaataatgaaaagatacatcttaatatataatggAAAGAcacaatttttaagaaaaataaaattcctGTAAAAACATACAACTTTTCAACGTTGTTTGGGATACCTATTATTAGTAGATCAGATCCTACAAGATTATGACAtctgagaaaataaaataaaataactaaatgatAATTCTAATCACTATGTTGTAGTTTTAGGATTAACTTCTACCAAACACTTTCAATCAACTACaaccaattttattttttctctgataatttaatcaatttacTCTGTGATTTTTGAcagtttattctatttttacttaattgtttttttgaaGATAAATTATAAGGGATGTTATTATAACAAATATGAGTTGATTTCATTACCATCATGATCTTTGTTAAAGGTGAGAAGAAAGATACAATCATTGGTGCAGTGTCTAAACCACAGTAGGAACAAGCATCAATAAATGATGACGGTTGACTGCGAGCACCTTGTGCTAGACGGTACGCCATTGTGTTTTGAGTCCGGGGTATGTGCTTTATCacaaaaaaaactgaagcttcgttgtagattttgaatttcttcaATGTAGGTTGCATAGGCAGGCcatcttctggttccgaaaccatcttcaccaactaaGAACAATATGTTGCAGAGGTTACACAAAGTTGTCGTGATCTTAACATACATTCCATCGCCCATATAAATGCTTCAAATTCTGCATGCAAAAGAGATAGGCTTTGCCGATTATTCCTTGCTCCCAATAGTCCATCGAAACCTTCCAATGTACTATACCAGCTATTTCTtgagaataaattattttctttccaAGATCCATCCGTAAACACCATCGTCCTTCTCTTCGGGAAGGTTGGTGCGTATCATCTTGAATATGAAGATGACTTATCTACACTGTTTGATTTATTGTTGAGTCAATGAACTAATCCTCTTTTTTAATTCCTTACTTGGCAAGCTAAGTCATTTTTCTTGATCGGATCAAATAGTATGGTTGCTACTACACCAATTTTCTTGACAAATCTTTAAAACTTCACGATCATATCTCTATATTCCTCTTTCATCTACTGGATTTCAAAACGTCTAAGGTAATCTTTTAGAGTGTATTTACAAGTTTAATATTATGGGCTTTTGTATTCACAACATAATCTTTTCAATCATGTCTCTTGATTTCTTACAGAGATTTGGTTGATCATTTGTTTTGTTGGGCTCAATCACTAGACTaggtttaaaatttacaaatactGAAGATACGAGATTTGgagatttattaaaaattacattattttGATCTCATGAGTCATGACTAACCAGGGTGGAAAGAAATCTCAGGTCGACCAGTGACTTCAACAGCCACAGTCACCAGGAAGCTACATAAATCAGCAAAAGAGATTGTAGGGAACTGCTCTATGAAAGGCTCCAACAAACTAAAAGCAATGCCGATGCTCTTATTAGATGCCGTTGGATAACGGATATCGTATGGCcaatatttgttaaaataatccACGTATGGCCAAACGTCAACTGCTATCAGTGTTTCATCGTATTATAGTATATTCaaagtttaaaacataactGAAGGTTCACTATTTTTAGTAAGAGTGTGAAGAATATATTAaagtaatgtttttaattaatgataATATCCATGAGTGAATTAAAGGTAAGCATGTAACTAAATGTAATAACGAACTAAATGAATATTGTGTTATCGTATGGCCAAAAGTTGAAATAAGTAAGTGGTAGTTTTTTATTTAAGGTAAATAGGATATCCTTTTGTTTTCATCAAATATTTAccataaaatcaaaaacaaaatttaaaaatcaatggCAGTGCCATGTAAATacttccaaaataaaatatatacctAAAAATGACATTTTGTTTTAACAGTATAGATATTTTGACCTAAGTATAATGAGTATTTATCCTGATGggaacaaaaaaatgtattttaaacataaatgtTTTGAATCAAGAAGTATGGAAGTCTTATTCTTATTATCTCATGGCCAATGCCTGTATTTATACAAATCATAAACCGTCATAGATTAGAGATAATCCTAAGCCTCTTAGGAAATATGAATAGATAATCATAATACATTAAGGATAATGACAAGAGGGCTAAGGATATTGACAAGGGGCTGGCGCCAATGGCTAATGGGCTGGACGTATGGGCCTGGTCGATACGGGCTTGTCTTGGTCGATCACTTAATCCTTaacaataaatatgaaaacacgtgagtttataaaatacaacta is part of the Raphanus sativus cultivar WK10039 chromosome 5, ASM80110v3, whole genome shotgun sequence genome and harbors:
- the LOC130495118 gene encoding LOW QUALITY PROTEIN: probable methyltransferase PMT26 (The sequence of the model RefSeq protein was modified relative to this genomic sequence to represent the inferred CDS: inserted 1 base in 1 codon; deleted 3 bases in 2 codons), encoding MAQPRYTRIDNRRPSSSGYCSTVTIVVFVALCLVGLWMMTSSSLGPDQSVNLDNKDGMKNQMTPPAEEGNGQKPEEATGKTPNGESSSKEEEKEEKTKEESSSSGETEGGENKKDDGSDPDEKKDLNEENSDSTEKQTKPETEDNESGEDGENQTKFEGDESEKKSSDDDKETKTGNEGDETKPDKENTKTSVVEQESQPKNETSGGAQLELVNETVAQNGSFPTQATESKKEKEAQKSSGDQIDFEWKVCNTTAGPDYIPCLDNVQAIRSLKSTKHYEHRERHCPDSPPTCLVPLPEGYKRPIEWPKSREKIWYTNVPHTKLAEYKGHQNWVKVTGEYLTFPGGGTQFKHGALHYIDFIQESVSDIAWGNARSRVVLDVGCGVASFGGFLFDRDVITMSLAPKDEHEAQVQFALERGIPAISAVMGTTRLPFPGRVFDIVHCARCRVPWHIEGGKLLLELNRVLRPGGFFVWSATPVYQKKTEDVEIWKAMSELTKKMCWELISINKDKINNVGVATYKKPTSNECYTSRSKQDPPICANSDDPNASWKVPLQACMHTAPEDKTQRGSQWPEQWPGRLDKPPYWLSSSQTGVYGKAAPEDFTADYEHWKRVVTKSYLKGLGINWGTVRNVMDMKAVYGGFAAALRKKEVWVMNVVPIDSPDTLAIIYERGLFGIYHDWCESFSTYPRSYDLLHADHLFXKLKQRCNLTAVVAEVDRVLRPEGKLIVRDDAETIQEVEAMVKAMKWEVRMTFSKEKEGSFCSEEKSIWRPKDVETLTYAIAD